In Paenibacillus sonchi, a single genomic region encodes these proteins:
- a CDS encoding ABC transporter permease — translation MLLIPGLLFLLLFKYTPLYGVLIAFQDFNIFDGIRGSEWVGLEQFHKLVQSEEFGQVFMNTLLISVYKIVLLFPVPIVIALVLNEVRLMFFKRTIQTIIYLPHFLSWVIISGLFVTILSTSGGLVNNIIQWFGGEPVSFFVSNQYFRSLVVFTAGWKEVGWNAIVFIAAIAGIDQEQYEAASIDGAGRIRRMLYISLPGILPTVVLMFILRLGSVLDAGTEQILTMYNPVVYETADVIGTFVYRIGLGKMDYSFSTAVGLFNSVVGFILIVSGNYISRKLLKRGIW, via the coding sequence ATGCTGCTGATACCCGGTCTTTTGTTTTTGCTGCTGTTCAAATATACGCCTTTGTATGGAGTACTGATCGCCTTTCAGGATTTTAATATTTTTGACGGCATCAGAGGCAGTGAATGGGTGGGGCTGGAGCAGTTTCACAAGCTGGTCCAGTCCGAAGAGTTCGGACAGGTATTCATGAATACGCTGCTGATCAGCGTGTATAAGATCGTGCTGCTGTTTCCCGTTCCGATAGTCATCGCACTGGTACTGAACGAGGTGCGGCTGATGTTTTTCAAACGAACGATCCAGACGATTATCTATCTTCCGCATTTTCTGTCCTGGGTTATTATTTCAGGATTGTTCGTGACGATTCTCTCGACCTCAGGGGGGCTCGTCAACAACATCATCCAGTGGTTCGGCGGTGAGCCGGTCAGTTTTTTTGTCAGCAACCAGTATTTCCGCAGTCTGGTGGTCTTCACTGCCGGGTGGAAGGAGGTGGGCTGGAATGCCATTGTCTTCATTGCCGCTATCGCCGGGATTGACCAGGAGCAATATGAAGCCGCTTCCATTGACGGGGCAGGCCGGATCCGCCGGATGCTGTATATCTCGCTGCCGGGGATTCTGCCTACTGTGGTGCTGATGTTCATTCTTCGCCTGGGCTCCGTTCTCGATGCCGGGACCGAGCAGATTCTTACCATGTACAATCCGGTAGTCTACGAGACGGCTGATGTCATCGGAACCTTTGTATACCGGATCGGCCTTGGCAAAATGGACTATAGCTTCAGCACGGCAGTCGGATTATTCAACTCGGTCGTAGGTTTTATTCTCATTGTCTCCGGCAACTATATCAGCCGCAAACTGCTGAAGCGCGGGATCTGGTGA
- a CDS encoding carbohydrate ABC transporter permease, translating into MTKRTKGDLLLDIGVYAFLIALGLIMLLPLASVFSKAVSEEWAITSGKVGILPVGFQLDTLMQVISSSVFIRAFCISVGVTAVGTLISILMTALTAYPLSKRNLPGISFCMVLFIFTMLFSGGLIPNYLLMRQLHLVDNLWVLILPGMISVFNMLVIKSYYESLPEALEESARIDGAKTYTILFRIILPLSMPVIATIALFYAVGYWNDYFGPMIYINDTALKTLQLYLQDVVMDANNANLTNKSIDDLMNMSPEGIRAATVVASTVPILLVYPFMQKYFIKGVLIGSVKG; encoded by the coding sequence ATGACAAAACGGACCAAAGGCGATCTTTTGCTGGATATCGGGGTATATGCGTTTCTGATTGCCCTGGGACTGATCATGCTGCTGCCCTTGGCGAGTGTCTTCTCCAAAGCCGTCAGCGAAGAGTGGGCGATCACCTCCGGCAAAGTGGGCATTCTGCCCGTAGGGTTCCAGCTCGATACCCTGATGCAAGTCATTTCCTCATCCGTGTTCATCAGGGCCTTCTGTATATCCGTCGGTGTTACCGCCGTTGGGACCCTAATTTCTATTCTGATGACGGCGCTTACAGCCTATCCGCTGTCCAAACGCAATCTTCCCGGCATTTCCTTCTGTATGGTGCTGTTCATCTTCACGATGCTGTTCAGCGGGGGATTGATTCCCAATTATCTGCTGATGCGCCAGCTGCACCTCGTAGACAATCTCTGGGTGCTGATTCTGCCGGGAATGATCAGCGTGTTCAACATGCTGGTGATCAAAAGCTATTATGAAAGCCTGCCTGAAGCACTGGAGGAATCGGCACGGATCGACGGGGCGAAGACCTATACCATTTTGTTCCGGATCATTCTTCCGCTCAGTATGCCCGTGATCGCCACTATTGCACTGTTCTATGCCGTGGGCTACTGGAACGATTATTTCGGCCCGATGATTTACATTAATGACACCGCGCTTAAGACGCTGCAGCTCTACCTGCAGGATGTGGTGATGGACGCAAACAACGCGAATCTCACGAATAAAAGCATAGATGATCTTATGAATATGTCGCCTGAAGGCATCCGCGCAGCCACAGTCGTTGCATCCACGGTGCCGATCCTGCTCGTATATCCGTTTATGCAGAAGTATTTTATCAAAGGGGTGCTGATTGGCTCGGTGAAGGGTTGA
- a CDS encoding extracellular solute-binding protein encodes MIMINRKWLSLVLCAGLAASMAGCGSSGNTNKEGAAGGTAEQTAGAQKEGGSKPELKTLNIWSKDDYNTYTLAKVVEEQTGYKVKYEMLPADKAMDKLNLLISSAEPYDVITITGEKAAYTDYAKMGALVDLTPLIDKYGENIKASISPESFEAMKVDGKIYAIPNRTSEFVGSSLMIRTDWLDKLGLKMPATLEELTAVLKAFKEKDPGGNGDKGAPLSIDGALATMVNVTGAFGIATGWSEVDGKLVAAPLQPGFKEYLSYAADLYKQGLLDKEFAVNKDATLKEKFTSGRVGVIPLPWYDIPGIADALTKNFPDAKYAYVPALKGKDGQAGLGMSGGFDRLTFIPKSSKHPEDAIKWINAKLDKDTFKLIAIGEEGKHFTYKDGVYSPILPLFTDERGLASNYLTGIDEKLYPVYWQARVQKDPRLFAGFTFLNSEVPAEYRISDPLALAPSLPEYSKNNASLNQMINDFAVKVIVGEESTDAVAAFIEKYNAAGGEASSKEVNEWYASVKK; translated from the coding sequence ATGATAATGATAAACAGAAAATGGTTGTCACTTGTGCTGTGTGCGGGGCTTGCGGCATCGATGGCCGGCTGCGGTTCATCCGGCAATACGAACAAGGAAGGGGCGGCAGGAGGTACTGCGGAGCAAACAGCCGGTGCGCAAAAAGAGGGCGGCTCCAAACCGGAGCTGAAAACGCTTAATATATGGTCAAAGGATGATTATAACACGTATACGCTGGCTAAGGTGGTGGAGGAACAAACGGGCTATAAGGTTAAATACGAAATGCTGCCTGCCGACAAGGCGATGGATAAGCTGAATCTGCTGATTTCCTCCGCCGAGCCATACGATGTCATTACCATCACAGGGGAAAAGGCCGCCTATACCGACTATGCCAAAATGGGCGCACTCGTCGATCTGACGCCGCTGATTGATAAGTATGGAGAGAATATCAAAGCTTCCATCTCTCCAGAATCCTTCGAGGCCATGAAGGTGGACGGCAAAATTTACGCCATTCCGAACCGGACCTCCGAGTTCGTTGGCAGCAGTCTGATGATCCGTACGGATTGGCTGGATAAGCTCGGCCTGAAGATGCCCGCAACACTGGAGGAATTGACCGCAGTCCTGAAAGCCTTTAAAGAAAAAGACCCTGGCGGCAACGGGGATAAAGGCGCTCCGCTTTCCATTGACGGTGCACTGGCTACGATGGTTAATGTAACCGGAGCTTTCGGCATTGCCACGGGCTGGAGCGAGGTGGACGGTAAACTGGTCGCGGCTCCGCTGCAGCCGGGGTTCAAGGAATATCTCAGCTATGCGGCAGACTTGTATAAACAGGGATTGCTGGATAAGGAATTTGCCGTGAACAAGGACGCAACGCTGAAGGAAAAATTCACCAGCGGCCGGGTTGGTGTGATTCCGCTTCCGTGGTATGACATCCCGGGCATTGCCGATGCCTTGACCAAGAACTTCCCGGATGCCAAATATGCATATGTTCCCGCCCTGAAGGGCAAGGACGGGCAGGCAGGCCTAGGGATGAGCGGCGGCTTCGACCGGCTGACGTTTATTCCGAAATCCTCGAAGCACCCGGAGGATGCGATAAAGTGGATCAACGCCAAGCTGGATAAAGATACCTTCAAGCTGATCGCCATTGGCGAAGAGGGCAAGCACTTCACCTACAAAGACGGTGTATACAGCCCGATTCTGCCCCTGTTCACGGATGAGCGCGGGCTCGCGAGCAACTATTTGACCGGGATCGATGAAAAGCTGTATCCCGTCTACTGGCAGGCCCGTGTCCAGAAAGACCCGCGTTTGTTCGCAGGCTTCACCTTCCTGAACAGCGAAGTTCCGGCAGAATACCGGATCTCCGATCCGCTGGCGCTGGCGCCGTCCTTACCGGAATATTCGAAGAACAACGCGTCGCTGAATCAGATGATCAATGATTTTGCCGTCAAAGTGATTGTGGGCGAGGAATCTACCGACGCCGTGGCGGCGTTCATCGAGAAATACAACGCCGCCGGCGGAGAAGCCAGCAGCAAGGAAGTCAATGAATGGTATGCTTCGGTGAAGAAATAG
- a CDS encoding FAD-dependent oxidoreductase — MGSYRMNSEIPLQDSWDVIVVGGGPAGCTAAAAAAREGARTLLVEATGSLGGMGTSGLVPAWCPFSDLEQIIYRGLAVKVFESLKAQMPHVRKDAMDWVPIDPEKLKVIYDDLVREPGAVVQFMTQLGAVDTDDNGKVTALITASKNGLQALQAKVYIDCTGDADVAAWAGAEYLKGDTQTGELMPATHCFTLGNVDEYAYLNGPLLHSNNKTSPIYDILKSGRYP; from the coding sequence ATGGGCAGTTACAGAATGAACAGCGAAATACCGCTTCAGGATTCATGGGATGTTATTGTTGTGGGGGGAGGTCCGGCCGGATGCACCGCCGCTGCCGCGGCGGCGCGGGAGGGGGCCAGAACCCTGCTGGTTGAAGCCACAGGCAGCCTGGGCGGAATGGGGACCTCGGGACTTGTCCCGGCGTGGTGCCCATTCTCTGATCTGGAGCAGATCATTTACCGGGGGCTGGCTGTGAAGGTGTTCGAGTCCCTCAAGGCGCAGATGCCGCATGTCCGCAAGGATGCTATGGACTGGGTACCGATTGACCCGGAGAAGCTGAAGGTTATCTATGACGACCTGGTCCGGGAGCCGGGAGCAGTCGTTCAGTTCATGACACAGCTTGGGGCGGTGGATACAGATGACAACGGCAAGGTGACGGCGCTGATTACCGCCAGCAAGAATGGACTCCAGGCACTCCAGGCCAAAGTGTATATTGATTGTACGGGTGATGCGGATGTTGCCGCTTGGGCGGGAGCGGAATATCTCAAGGGAGATACGCAGACCGGCGAGCTGATGCCTGCCACACACTGCTTCACCCTGGGCAATGTGGATGAGTATGCTTATCTCAATGGTCCGCTGCTGCACAGCAACAACAAAACCAGTCCGATCTATGACATCCTCAAATCGGGCCGCTATCCCTGA